One part of the Spiroplasma turonicum genome encodes these proteins:
- a CDS encoding Hsp33 family molecular chaperone HslO has product MDLQIRAISNNRSVKISIVDITEGLKEISSLQKLDKVATEAIGKTIINTSLISLSIKDGSKVVTNINGMGYLGSIIAEFDNNKFRGYVQNKTVDLTKIQESKDSLLSQSVGKNGFLQVSRYEKNLVEPYTSRVEIVSGEINLDFMYYLQKSDQINSLITSSVIFEDNNLKKACGIMIQMLPNFKNEDIDFIEEKLGTLSHLLDTLEKSTNYDALIKDIAEDAKILESKEIKFQCSCSLEKVLSSIKLLDKEELEKAIRDGEVIEVVCDFCTKQYNISPKEVEKLIE; this is encoded by the coding sequence ATGGATTTACAAATAAGAGCTATAAGCAACAATAGAAGTGTAAAAATATCTATAGTAGATATAACAGAGGGTTTAAAAGAAATATCAAGTTTGCAAAAACTAGATAAGGTTGCAACCGAGGCTATAGGTAAAACAATTATAAACACAAGTTTAATAAGTTTATCAATAAAAGATGGCTCAAAAGTAGTTACAAATATTAATGGAATGGGTTATTTAGGCTCAATAATAGCCGAGTTTGACAATAATAAATTTAGAGGTTATGTTCAGAACAAAACAGTTGACTTGACAAAAATTCAAGAAAGTAAAGACAGTCTACTTTCTCAATCAGTTGGTAAAAATGGCTTTTTACAAGTTTCAAGATATGAAAAAAATTTAGTTGAACCTTACACATCACGAGTGGAAATAGTTTCAGGAGAAATAAATCTAGACTTTATGTATTATTTACAAAAAAGTGATCAAATTAATTCTTTGATAACTTCAAGCGTTATTTTTGAGGACAATAACCTTAAAAAAGCCTGCGGGATTATGATTCAAATGTTACCAAATTTTAAAAATGAAGATATTGATTTCATAGAAGAAAAATTAGGAACATTGAGCCATCTTTTAGATACTCTTGAAAAGTCAACAAATTACGATGCTTTAATTAAAGATATCGCAGAAGACGCAAAAATTTTGGAAAGTAAAGAAATTAAGTTTCAATGTAGTTGTTCACTAGAGAAAGTTCTCTCTTCTATAAAACTATTAGATAAGGAAGAACTTGAGAAAGCAATTAGGGATGGTGAAGTAATTGAAGTAGTGTGTGATTTTTGCACTAAACAATATAACATATCACCTAAGGAAGTTGAAAAATTAATTGAATAG
- a CDS encoding ABC transporter ATP-binding protein — protein MNENVREFTIVEKPVFNENDEFKELKQKVKFQKQTTSKYSKRILTGNIISTTGNKPDTNKYVIELYNVKKWYQTGDVLTPVLRGVDLKIEKGKFIVILGPSGSGKTTLLNTISGLDKTSEGDVFVLGSNLSLLKDSHLTKFRRENVGFIFQQYNLLSNLTAKENAEVGENLSKRKDNKMSLVDIFKTIGMEDQMNKYPHQMSGGQQQRVSIARALAKNPEILFGDEPTGALDEEMGRRVLEILVDIKNKYRTTVIIVTHNPNISEIGDTVIHVKNGLIDNIKQNMNPKKPTDIDWS, from the coding sequence ATGAACGAAAATGTTAGAGAATTTACGATAGTTGAAAAACCTGTTTTTAATGAAAACGATGAATTTAAAGAACTTAAGCAAAAAGTAAAATTTCAAAAACAAACAACATCTAAATATTCTAAAAGAATATTAACAGGAAATATTATTTCTACAACTGGTAATAAACCAGATACTAATAAGTATGTTATTGAACTTTATAATGTTAAAAAATGATACCAAACAGGTGATGTATTAACACCAGTTTTAAGAGGTGTAGATCTTAAAATTGAAAAAGGAAAGTTCATTGTAATATTAGGACCCTCTGGTTCAGGTAAAACAACACTATTAAACACAATCTCAGGGCTTGACAAAACTTCTGAGGGTGATGTTTTTGTATTAGGAAGTAATTTATCACTTCTTAAGGATTCACATTTAACAAAATTTAGACGTGAGAATGTAGGATTTATTTTTCAACAATATAATTTACTTTCTAATTTAACTGCTAAGGAAAATGCTGAGGTTGGAGAAAATCTAAGTAAAAGAAAAGATAATAAAATGTCTTTGGTTGACATATTTAAGACTATTGGAATGGAAGATCAAATGAATAAATACCCCCATCAGATGTCTGGTGGTCAACAACAAAGGGTTTCTATTGCAAGAGCACTTGCAAAAAATCCTGAAATTCTATTTGGTGATGAACCAACAGGAGCTCTTGATGAAGAAATGGGTAGAAGAGTTTTGGAAATACTTGTTGATATAAAAAATAAGTATAGAACTACTGTAATAATTGTTACACATAATCCAAATATTAGTGAAATAGGAGATACAGTAATACATGTTAAAAATGGTTTAATAGATAATATTAAACAAAACATGAATCCAAAAAAACCAACAGATATTGATTGATCATAA
- a CDS encoding DUF1904 family protein, with protein sequence MPIFTFRGENLDKVKEYHNKIGELALLVNAKVENFVFMFEPINLITNERDFNVLYVTVEWLGRPLKQEVVANHLQEFFGKHYSRIYLKFTEINNFMYLNGSLIG encoded by the coding sequence ATGCCAATATTTACATTTAGAGGAGAAAACCTTGATAAAGTAAAAGAATATCATAATAAAATAGGAGAATTAGCATTATTAGTTAATGCAAAAGTAGAAAATTTTGTATTTATGTTTGAACCTATAAACCTTATTACTAATGAGAGAGACTTTAATGTTCTTTATGTTACAGTTGAATGATTAGGTAGACCGCTTAAACAAGAGGTTGTTGCAAACCATTTACAAGAGTTTTTTGGCAAGCACTATTCAAGAATATATTTAAAATTTACTGAAATAAATAACTTTATGTATTTGAATGGTTCTTTAATAGGTTAA
- the dusB gene encoding tRNA dihydrouridine synthase DusB: MKIKNIEINGKLFLGPMAGTTNSAFRTICREKGASLVYAEMVSMEGLIHNNKKTKDMIYVSKIEKPTSLQIFGYDVNSFVEGTKIVDLYSDCDIIDINMGCPAPKVALRSQAGANLLNYPERVGEVIKAVVQNTNKPVTVKMRIGWDEENKNVVELAKIAELNGASAIAVHGRTRNQFYKGNADWSWIKKVKENVNIPIIGNGDVVDGPSAKKMFKETNCDAIMISRAAQGNPWIFKEIDYYLKTNNFLDKPDLNEWKETIIRHAKLLIEEINEEKAMREMRKQLVWYIKSYIKSPNYKSMQEKAVYINTYEDLVNVLNLY, from the coding sequence ATGAAAATTAAAAATATTGAGATAAATGGAAAACTCTTTCTTGGCCCTATGGCAGGAACTACTAATAGTGCATTTAGAACCATATGTCGTGAAAAAGGAGCTTCTTTAGTTTATGCAGAAATGGTGAGCATGGAAGGGCTTATTCATAATAATAAAAAAACAAAAGATATGATATATGTTTCTAAGATTGAAAAACCTACTTCATTACAAATATTTGGTTATGATGTAAATTCATTCGTTGAAGGAACTAAAATTGTAGATTTATATTCGGATTGCGATATTATAGACATTAATATGGGTTGTCCAGCTCCCAAAGTTGCATTAAGAAGCCAAGCTGGAGCAAACCTTCTTAATTATCCCGAAAGAGTCGGAGAAGTTATAAAAGCAGTTGTTCAAAATACAAATAAACCTGTTACAGTTAAGATGAGAATAGGTTGAGATGAAGAAAATAAAAATGTAGTTGAACTTGCTAAAATTGCAGAATTAAATGGTGCTAGTGCAATTGCTGTTCATGGAAGGACAAGAAACCAATTCTATAAAGGTAATGCCGACTGAAGTTGAATAAAGAAAGTTAAAGAAAATGTAAATATTCCAATAATTGGTAATGGTGATGTTGTAGATGGACCTTCAGCAAAAAAAATGTTTAAAGAAACTAATTGCGATGCGATAATGATTTCAAGGGCAGCACAAGGCAACCCATGAATATTTAAAGAAATAGATTATTACTTAAAAACAAATAATTTTTTGGATAAACCAGATTTAAATGAATGGAAAGAAACAATTATAAGGCATGCAAAATTATTAATAGAAGAAATTAATGAAGAAAAAGCAATGCGTGAGATGAGAAAACAATTAGTTTGATACATTAAATCTTATATTAAAAGCCCTAATTATAAATCAATGCAAGAAAAGGCAGTTTATATAAATACTTATGAAGATTTAGTTAATGTATTAAATTTATATTAA
- the lysS gene encoding lysine--tRNA ligase — protein MKNNFDRNFSEQELVRRKKLESLINSGKDPYVENNYDRTHMILNIIEEFDNFSKEDLVKISAGNIISTAGRIRLFREAGKKAIFANIQDQDALIQLYVREDEIGEENFIHFKDLDLGDIIGVKGIMMKTDHGELTIRVKEYTLLTKALKPLPDKYAGITDIEEKYRRRYVDLIVNPETKEVFKKRSKVIRTIQSVLDEKGYMEVETPILHLIKAGGDAKPFVTHYNALDTNFYLRIATELHLKRCIVGGFEGVYEIGRLFRNEGMSTRHNPEFTSIEIYVAYKELNFLMNICEEIFRTCALKVNGTTKVNYAGIDFDFSKPFKRWHMVDAIKEVCGVDFWKKMTYDEAKKLADTHKLKYEKYHFSVGHIINLFFEHYVEDKIIEPTFIIGHPKEISPLSKLNKDDNRFTDRFELFINKREYANAFAELNNPIDQYERFLDQIKQAEAGDEEASELDIDFIEALEYGMPPTAGIGIGIDRLVMLLTNSDSIKDVLLFPQLRPRGN, from the coding sequence ATGAAAAACAATTTTGATAGAAATTTTAGTGAACAGGAGTTAGTAAGAAGAAAAAAATTAGAGAGTTTAATCAATTCTGGCAAAGACCCTTATGTTGAAAATAATTATGATAGAACCCACATGATATTAAACATAATTGAGGAATTTGATAATTTTTCTAAAGAAGATCTTGTAAAAATAAGTGCTGGTAATATAATAAGCACTGCAGGTAGAATTAGATTATTTAGAGAAGCCGGTAAAAAAGCTATATTTGCTAACATTCAAGATCAGGACGCTTTAATACAACTTTATGTAAGAGAAGATGAAATAGGTGAAGAAAATTTTATTCACTTTAAGGATTTAGACCTAGGTGATATCATTGGTGTAAAAGGAATAATGATGAAAACAGACCATGGAGAACTAACTATAAGAGTAAAGGAATATACACTTTTAACTAAAGCTTTAAAACCTTTACCAGATAAATATGCAGGTATAACTGATATAGAAGAAAAATATAGAAGAAGATATGTTGATTTAATAGTTAACCCAGAAACTAAAGAAGTTTTTAAAAAAAGAAGCAAAGTTATTAGAACTATTCAATCTGTTTTGGATGAAAAAGGTTATATGGAAGTTGAAACACCAATTCTTCATCTTATAAAAGCTGGAGGAGATGCAAAACCATTTGTTACTCATTATAATGCTTTAGATACTAACTTTTATTTAAGAATAGCAACAGAACTGCATTTAAAAAGATGTATAGTTGGTGGATTTGAGGGTGTCTATGAAATCGGAAGATTGTTTAGAAATGAGGGTATGAGTACTCGTCACAATCCTGAGTTTACTTCAATTGAAATATATGTTGCATATAAAGAATTAAATTTTTTAATGAATATTTGTGAAGAGATTTTTAGAACTTGTGCATTAAAAGTAAATGGTACTACAAAAGTTAACTACGCAGGTATTGATTTTGACTTTTCTAAGCCTTTCAAAAGATGACACATGGTAGATGCTATTAAAGAAGTTTGTGGCGTTGATTTTTGAAAAAAAATGACATATGATGAAGCAAAAAAATTGGCTGATACTCATAAATTAAAATACGAAAAGTATCATTTCTCTGTAGGTCATATAATAAACCTATTCTTCGAACACTATGTAGAAGACAAAATAATTGAACCGACTTTTATAATTGGCCACCCTAAGGAAATTTCACCTTTGTCTAAACTTAATAAAGATGACAATAGGTTTACAGATAGATTTGAATTATTTATAAATAAAAGAGAATATGCTAATGCTTTTGCTGAACTAAATAATCCTATTGATCAATATGAAAGATTCTTAGATCAAATAAAACAAGCAGAGGCTGGTGATGAAGAGGCATCAGAATTAGATATTGATTTTATTGAAGCACTGGAGTATGGAATGCCTCCAACTGCCGGAATTGGAATTGGAATTGATAGGCTTGTTATGTTGCTAACTAATTCTGACTCTATAAAAGATGTTTTATTATTCCCACAATTAAGACCTAGAGGTAATTAA
- a CDS encoding 2-C-methyl-D-erythritol 4-phosphate cytidylyltransferase, with product MFTVIIVANGGSERFGDENKLLTKIDGDFLINKTINAFKKINEFDQIILVSNDEVFNVIDKNLITYVKGGKTRSLSVMEGLKLVKNNYVMIHDGARPFISKKLVEKIMYYQLKFDAVVPTLPITSCLKKMVNKKITTMNREIYFTTQTPQSFKTELIKNAYNCLDENWLDDIQAVEKIKGIKIKTINGDEKNKKITFKEDIFNYLV from the coding sequence ATGTTTACTGTAATAATAGTTGCAAATGGTGGTTCAGAAAGATTTGGAGATGAGAACAAATTACTAACAAAAATTGATGGTGATTTTCTTATTAACAAAACAATAAATGCTTTTAAAAAAATTAATGAGTTTGATCAAATCATTTTAGTTTCTAATGATGAAGTTTTTAATGTTATTGATAAAAATCTAATTACTTATGTAAAAGGTGGAAAAACAAGGTCCTTATCAGTAATGGAAGGTCTTAAATTAGTTAAAAATAATTATGTTATGATTCATGATGGGGCAAGACCATTCATATCTAAAAAACTTGTGGAAAAAATAATGTACTATCAACTTAAATTTGATGCAGTGGTTCCTACTTTACCAATAACTAGCTGTTTAAAAAAAATGGTAAATAAGAAAATTACTACAATGAATAGAGAAATTTATTTTACAACTCAAACTCCTCAGTCTTTTAAAACAGAACTAATCAAAAATGCTTATAATTGCTTAGATGAAAATTGATTAGATGATATCCAAGCTGTTGAAAAAATTAAAGGTATAAAAATAAAAACTATTAACGGAGATGAAAAGAATAAAAAAATAACCTTCAAAGAAGATATTTTTAATTATTTGGTATAA
- the rpsF gene encoding 30S ribosomal protein S6, giving the protein MIRKYEIMYIVDKDVDDVKQVEKKLNDILTANSGKILESENWGLKDFAYEINKKKKGHYIVLIVETDSTNIAEFERISRIDKNVVRYLVINTENEKNYIQSTKYAKTDMSKYKEERKPNRPYERRFKKDDNFVEKKEAKEEAKESNVEKVEPKA; this is encoded by the coding sequence ATGATTAGAAAGTATGAAATTATGTACATTGTTGACAAAGATGTTGATGATGTAAAACAAGTTGAAAAAAAATTAAATGATATTTTAACTGCTAATTCAGGTAAAATCTTAGAATCTGAAAATTGAGGTTTAAAGGATTTTGCATATGAAATAAATAAAAAGAAAAAAGGACATTATATTGTTTTAATTGTTGAAACAGATTCAACAAATATAGCAGAGTTTGAACGTATATCAAGAATTGATAAAAATGTAGTTAGATATTTAGTGATAAATACTGAAAATGAAAAAAATTATATTCAATCAACTAAGTATGCTAAAACAGATATGTCTAAATATAAGGAAGAAAGAAAACCAAATAGACCATATGAAAGAAGATTTAAAAAAGACGATAATTTTGTAGAAAAAAAAGAAGCAAAAGAAGAAGCAAAAGAATCTAATGTAGAAAAAGTAGAACCAAAAGCTTAG
- a CDS encoding single-stranded DNA-binding protein, whose translation MNSVNLIGRITKDPELRTSKDNRAFVAFTLAVNEFYGGKQFTQFVPCFAWEKTAENMAKFIKKGGQLSVEGSLNVRQENVNGQYQQNVFVRANRVQFLSSNNQEVAQNQERYSNFTSQGNVSLQQSNEPLNFDIAEDDKNQVDDDSILWDD comes from the coding sequence ATGAATTCTGTAAATTTAATTGGAAGAATAACAAAAGACCCAGAATTAAGAACTTCAAAAGACAATAGAGCTTTTGTTGCTTTTACACTTGCTGTAAACGAATTTTATGGTGGAAAGCAATTTACTCAGTTTGTTCCTTGTTTTGCATGAGAAAAAACTGCGGAGAACATGGCAAAGTTCATCAAAAAAGGTGGACAGTTATCTGTTGAAGGTTCATTAAATGTTAGGCAAGAAAATGTTAATGGACAATATCAACAAAATGTCTTTGTAAGAGCTAATAGAGTTCAGTTTTTATCAAGTAATAACCAAGAAGTAGCACAAAACCAAGAAAGATATTCAAACTTTACAAGTCAAGGCAATGTTTCCTTACAACAATCAAATGAACCATTGAACTTTGATATTGCAGAAGATGATAAAAACCAAGTAGATGATGACTCAATTTTATGAGATGATTAA
- the rpsR gene encoding 30S ribosomal protein S18 produces the protein MMVKKFVRRKKVNFFAKNKIDYIDYKDVDLLKKFISINGQILPRRVTGTSPKHQRMLAVAIKRSRTMGLLPFIVQ, from the coding sequence ATAATGGTAAAAAAATTTGTAAGAAGAAAAAAAGTTAACTTTTTTGCAAAAAACAAAATTGATTATATTGATTATAAAGATGTTGATTTATTAAAAAAATTCATATCTATTAACGGACAAATCCTACCAAGAAGGGTTACAGGTACTTCACCTAAACACCAAAGAATGCTTGCAGTTGCAATCAAAAGATCTAGAACAATGGGTTTACTACCATTTATAGTTCAATAA
- the rplI gene encoding 50S ribosomal protein L9, translating to MKVILLENLKNYGKKNDVVEVSDGYAKNYLIPKKLAKVASKNELGHLNVIKNKEQEYQKLENEKITKIIEYIKDITLKFTLKLNDNKAFGTVSLNQIVDVLSKSYNLDIDKKKFEKHEVLNKVGLYYLKIKLAKDRIATLKVEIEGKN from the coding sequence ATGAAAGTTATATTATTAGAAAATTTAAAAAACTATGGGAAAAAAAATGATGTTGTTGAGGTGTCTGATGGTTATGCTAAAAACTATTTAATACCTAAAAAACTTGCAAAAGTTGCATCAAAAAATGAATTAGGTCATTTAAATGTAATTAAAAACAAAGAACAAGAATATCAAAAATTAGAAAACGAAAAAATTACTAAAATTATTGAATATATAAAAGATATAACATTGAAATTTACTTTAAAACTAAATGATAATAAAGCATTTGGGACTGTTTCTTTAAACCAAATAGTTGATGTTTTAAGTAAAAGTTATAATTTAGACATAGATAAAAAAAAGTTCGAGAAACATGAAGTTTTAAATAAAGTTGGATTATATTATTTAAAAATAAAATTGGCAAAGGATAGAATTGCAACATTAAAGGTTGAAATAGAAGGTAAAAATTAG